The following coding sequences are from one Carassius auratus strain Wakin chromosome 15, ASM336829v1, whole genome shotgun sequence window:
- the LOC113115500 gene encoding class A basic helix-loop-helix protein 9-like encodes MSLGSTSTESEVSEDELEDCPLGEDDDFSSESPAKIRSERSVSSSPSDTEGIKTTKRRTRPKRSKARRVAANIRERKRILDYNQAFNALRTVLKHDLSGKRLSKIATLRRAIHHISTLSLYLRTHSDTEAHVPPCIHTECYRQPEDNPSLPKKTGTFQEPMENYTPHHPEPLTVSPEIPGILYQDISNSVPSSHYGHCATNSQVHVSHGCYSHHWEDQSSDYYSGGAGYQHGTRVTCHQNHLDTYADSANPSLAWQLGYLQYHGYQQSLSMH; translated from the coding sequence ATGAGTCTGGGCAGCACCAGTACAGAATCTGAAGTTTCAGAGGATGAGTTGGAGGATTGTCCTTTGGGTGAGGATGACGACTTTAGCAGCGAAAGCCCTGCAAAGATTCGTTCAGAGCGCTCAGTGTCATCCAGCCCCAGTGACACAGAGGGAATCAAAACGACTAAGAGGCGTACTCGGCCTAAGCGGTCCAAAGCACGGAGAGTCGCCGCCAACATCCGAGAGAGGAAGCGCATACTGGACTACAACCAGGCCTTCAACGCCTTGCGCACTGTCCTCAAACACGACCTTAGCGGAAAGCGTTTATCCAAGATCGCCACTCTCCGCCGTGCCATCCACCACATTTCAACACTGTCTTTATATCTGCGGACACATTCAGACACCGAAGCACATGTGCCTCCGTGTATCCATACAGAGTGTTACAGACAGCCAGAAGACAACCCTTCTCTGCCCAAGAAGACAGGAACTTTCCAGGAACCGATGGAAAACTACACTCCCCATCATCCAGAGCCCCTCACAGTTTCTCCAGAGATACCTGGGATTTTGTACCAGGACATATCGAACTCTGTACCATCTTCTCACTATGGTCACTGCGCAACCAACAGTCAGGTACACGTGAGCCATGGATGCTACAGTCACCACTGGGAGGACCAAAGCAGTGATTACTACAGTGGAGGAGCTGGATATCAACATGGGACGAGGGTCACCTGCCATCAGAATCATTTGGACACTTATGCAGACTCTGCTAACCCGTCTTTGGCTTGGCAGCTAGGTTACCTTCAGTATCATGGATACCAACAATCCCTGAGTATGCACTGA